One region of Zingiber officinale cultivar Zhangliang chromosome 7B, Zo_v1.1, whole genome shotgun sequence genomic DNA includes:
- the LOC122006202 gene encoding dihydrofolate reductase-like isoform X1, translating into MTGQEKKMKVLCLHGFRTSGGFLRKQISKWDPSIFQHFQLDYPDGIFLAGGKSDIEGVFPPPYYEWFQYNKEFTEYENLEECISYLCDYMMKNGPFDGLLGFSQGAVLAAVLAGYQAQGQVLKDHPPIKFLVSISGSMFRDPSICGIAYRDPIKVKSVHFIGEKDWLKLPSEDLASAFDNPLVLRHPQGHTVPRLDEGAVKQLSEWTESIFRSNLANDHASRPGSVESNTSSIEQGATQTNSIISVEDVSASA; encoded by the exons ATGACCGGacaagagaagaagatgaaggttCTATGCCTCCATGGCTTCAGAACTAGTGGGGGCTTCTTGCGCAAACAAATCAGCAAGTGGGATCCTTCCATCTTCCAACACTTCCAATTG GACTACCCCGATGGCATTTTCCTAGCTGGTGGGAAGTCGGACATTGAGGGTGTATTCCCACCACCCTATTACGAATGGTTCCAATACAACAAG GAGTTTACTGAGTACGAGAATTTGGAGGAGTGCATATCCTACTTGTGCGATTACATGATGAAAAATGGCCCCTTTGATGGATTGCTTGGCTTCTCTCAG GGTGCAGTACTAGCAGCAGTTCTGGCAGGCTATCAAGCCCAG GGACAGGTACTGAAGGACCATCCCCCAATAAAGTTTTTGGTCTCGATATCAGGTAGCATGTTCAGAGACCCGAGCATATGTGGCATTGCCTACAGAGACCCCATCAAGGTGAAATCTGTGCACTTCATTGGGGAAAAGGATTGGCTGAAACTTCCCTCTGAGGATCTCGCTTCTGCCTTCGATAATCCACTGGTTTTGAGGCATCCTCAGGGCCACACTGTCCCCAGATTAG ATGAGGGAGCTGTGAAGCAATTAAGTGAATGGACTGAAAGCATTTTCAGAAGTAATCTGGCCAATGATCATGCATCTCGTCCGGGGAGTGTTGAATCTAATACGAGCAGCATCGAGCAAGGTGCAACACAAACTAATTCCATTATTTCAGTAGAAGATGTTTCAGCGAGTGCATGA
- the LOC122006202 gene encoding uncharacterized protein LOC122006202 isoform X2 → MTGQEKKMKVLCLHGFRTSGGFLRKQISKWDPSIFQHFQLDYPDGIFLAGGKSDIEGVFPPPYYEWFQYNKGAVLAAVLAGYQAQGQVLKDHPPIKFLVSISGSMFRDPSICGIAYRDPIKVKSVHFIGEKDWLKLPSEDLASAFDNPLVLRHPQGHTVPRLDEGAVKQLSEWTESIFRSNLANDHASRPGSVESNTSSIEQGATQTNSIISVEDVSASA, encoded by the exons ATGACCGGacaagagaagaagatgaaggttCTATGCCTCCATGGCTTCAGAACTAGTGGGGGCTTCTTGCGCAAACAAATCAGCAAGTGGGATCCTTCCATCTTCCAACACTTCCAATTG GACTACCCCGATGGCATTTTCCTAGCTGGTGGGAAGTCGGACATTGAGGGTGTATTCCCACCACCCTATTACGAATGGTTCCAATACAACAAG GGTGCAGTACTAGCAGCAGTTCTGGCAGGCTATCAAGCCCAG GGACAGGTACTGAAGGACCATCCCCCAATAAAGTTTTTGGTCTCGATATCAGGTAGCATGTTCAGAGACCCGAGCATATGTGGCATTGCCTACAGAGACCCCATCAAGGTGAAATCTGTGCACTTCATTGGGGAAAAGGATTGGCTGAAACTTCCCTCTGAGGATCTCGCTTCTGCCTTCGATAATCCACTGGTTTTGAGGCATCCTCAGGGCCACACTGTCCCCAGATTAG ATGAGGGAGCTGTGAAGCAATTAAGTGAATGGACTGAAAGCATTTTCAGAAGTAATCTGGCCAATGATCATGCATCTCGTCCGGGGAGTGTTGAATCTAATACGAGCAGCATCGAGCAAGGTGCAACACAAACTAATTCCATTATTTCAGTAGAAGATGTTTCAGCGAGTGCATGA